In the Takifugu flavidus isolate HTHZ2018 chromosome 11, ASM371156v2, whole genome shotgun sequence genome, one interval contains:
- the sgpl1 gene encoding sphingosine-1-phosphate lyase 1 isoform X2 has translation MSADSALQVYKEMVLLYLEEGRRQVNAQCADLEPLQIIGATVITTLVSVWIKRFLFQQESLTSRIKKQVFRIIRKIPFIGGAIQSQLNKALEDMSASLCTLKEGMSYTKQLPSKGLSQSQVLDKIREYETLNEVQWEKGCVSGAVYWGDKALTDLLVKVYGDFAWSNPLHPDIFPGVRKMEAEVVRMACTLFHGGPNSCGTVTSGGTESILMACKAYRDIAYERGIKYPEILAPVSVHAAFDKAAHYFGMKLVHIPLDKKTMKVDVKAMKRAIGKNTAMLVCSAPQFPHGVMDPVEEVSKLAVRYNIPLHVDACLGGFLIVFMDKAGYPLAPFDFRLKGVTSISADTHKYGYAPKGSSVILYSEKKYRHYQYFVAPDWQGGIYASPSVAGSRPGGIIAACWATMMHMGENGYIDATKKIISTARKIKTEIREIKGVIVLGDPEISVVALGSDDFDIFRLSNALTSKGWNLNTLQFPASIHICCTVLHTQPGVADHFIRDVKEQVAIIMKNPKERTTGMGAIYGMAQAIPDRSLVTEISQGFLDCLYSTEAVNSNSNHMNGKDH, from the exons ATGTCTGCTGAT agtgCCTTGCAGGTGTATAAGGAGATGGTCCTCCTGTACTTGGAGGAGGGCAGGCGTCAGGTCAACGCGCAGTGCGCAGACCTGGAGCCGCTGCAGATCATCGGAGCGACCGTCATCACCACTCTGGTTTCTGTCTGGATTAAAAGATTCCTCTTCCAGCAAGAAA GTCTCACGTCCCGAATCAAGAAGCAGGTCTTTCGGATCATCAGAAAAATACCCTTCATCGGGGGGGCA attcagaGTCAGCTCAACAAGGCTTTGGAAGACATGTCTGCCAGTCTGTGCACTCTAAAGGAAGGGATGAGTTACACCAAACAGTTACCCTCCAAAGGGCTCTCTCAGAGCCAAGTCCTGGACAAAATCAGAGAGTATGAGACTCTGA ACGAGGTGCAGTGGGAGAAGGGATGCGTCTCAGGTGCCGTGTACTGGGGAGATAAAGCCCTGACAGATCTGTTGGTGAAG GTTTATGGGGATTTTGCCTGGAGCAATCCACTTCACCCGGACATTTTCCCTGGTGTgagaaagatggaggcagaggtcGTGAGAATGGCTTGCACGCTCTTTCACGGTGGACCGAACTCCTGCGGAACA GTTACTTCAGGGGGAACCGAAAGCATTCTGATGGCCTGCAAAGCTTACAGAGACATTGCGTATGAGCGTGGCATCAAATACCCTGAAAT CCTCGCACCAGTCAGTGTCCACGCGGCCTTTGACAAAGCAGCACATTACTTTGGGATGAAGCTTGTTCACATTCCACTTGACAAGAAAACGATGAAAGTTGACGTGAAG GCCATGAAACGAGCCATTGGCAAGAACACTGCCATGCTGGTGTGTTCAGCACCTCAGTTTCCACACGGAGTCATGGATCCAGTTGAGGAAGTTTCcaag CTGGCTGTTCGCTACAACATCCCACTGCACGTGGATGCTTGTTTGGGAGGGTTCCTCATCGTTTTCATGGACAAGGCCGGTTACCCCCTGGCTCCCTTTGACTTCAGGTTGAAAGGCGTCACCAGCATTTCTGCAGACACCCACAAG TATGGGTACGCACCAAAGGGTTCCTCAGTCATCCTCTACAGTGAGAAAAAGTACCGGCACTACCAGTACTTTGTAGCGCCAGACTGGCAGGGAGGAATCTACGCCTCTCCCTCCGTCGCAGGCTCCAGGCCCGGAGGGATCATCGCCGCCTGTTGGGCAACCATGATGCACATGGGAGAGAACGGATACATTGATGCCACCAAGAAGATCATCAGCACGGCACGCAAGATCAAAACAGA AATCCGCGAGATTAAAGGCGTGATTGTGCTTGGGGATCCAGAGATTTCGGTGGTGGCTTTGGGCTCAGATGACTTTGATATTTTCCGTCTGTCTAATGCGCTGACGTCAAAGGGCTGGAATCTCAACACGCTCCAGTTCCCAGCCAG CATCCACATCTGTTGCACAGTTCTGCACACGCAGCCCGGTGTTGCTGATCACTTTATCCGTGATGTGAAAGAGCAGGTTGCCATCATCATGAAGAACCCCAAAGAGAGGACCACTGGAATG GGAGCGATCTACGGCATGGCCCAGGCCATCCCCGACAGATCATTGGTGACGGAGATCTCCCAAGGGTTCTTGGACTGTCTGTACAGCACCGAAGCGGTAAATTCAAACAGCAACCACATGAATGGTAAAGACCACTGA
- the pcbd1 gene encoding pterin-4-alpha-carbinolamine dehydratase: MAGKIQSLTEEERAHLLPLLHNAQWVEVVGRDAIYKEFIFKDFNQAFGFMSRVALQAEKMDHHPEWFNVYNKVQITLSTHDCGGLSQRDITMATFMDQASLM; encoded by the exons ATG GCCGGTAAAATCCAGagtctgacagaggaggagagggcccATCTGCTGCCCCTGCTACACAACGCTCAGTGGGTGGAGGTCGTGGGCCGAGATGCCATTTACAAAGAATTCATCTTTAAAGACTTCAACCAG GCCTTTGGTTTCATGTCCAGAGTAGCCCTACAAGCAGAAAAGATGGACCATCACCCTGAGTGGTTCAATGTCTATAATAAG GTCCAGATCACTCTCAGCACTCACGACTGTGGGGGGTTATCCCAGCGCGATATCACCATGGCTACCTTTATGGATCAGGCGTCACTGATGTGA
- the sgpl1 gene encoding sphingosine-1-phosphate lyase 1 isoform X1, whose translation MDYWSALQVYKEMVLLYLEEGRRQVNAQCADLEPLQIIGATVITTLVSVWIKRFLFQQESLTSRIKKQVFRIIRKIPFIGGAIQSQLNKALEDMSASLCTLKEGMSYTKQLPSKGLSQSQVLDKIREYETLNEVQWEKGCVSGAVYWGDKALTDLLVKVYGDFAWSNPLHPDIFPGVRKMEAEVVRMACTLFHGGPNSCGTVTSGGTESILMACKAYRDIAYERGIKYPEILAPVSVHAAFDKAAHYFGMKLVHIPLDKKTMKVDVKAMKRAIGKNTAMLVCSAPQFPHGVMDPVEEVSKLAVRYNIPLHVDACLGGFLIVFMDKAGYPLAPFDFRLKGVTSISADTHKYGYAPKGSSVILYSEKKYRHYQYFVAPDWQGGIYASPSVAGSRPGGIIAACWATMMHMGENGYIDATKKIISTARKIKTEIREIKGVIVLGDPEISVVALGSDDFDIFRLSNALTSKGWNLNTLQFPASIHICCTVLHTQPGVADHFIRDVKEQVAIIMKNPKERTTGMGAIYGMAQAIPDRSLVTEISQGFLDCLYSTEAVNSNSNHMNGKDH comes from the exons ATGGATTACTGG agtgCCTTGCAGGTGTATAAGGAGATGGTCCTCCTGTACTTGGAGGAGGGCAGGCGTCAGGTCAACGCGCAGTGCGCAGACCTGGAGCCGCTGCAGATCATCGGAGCGACCGTCATCACCACTCTGGTTTCTGTCTGGATTAAAAGATTCCTCTTCCAGCAAGAAA GTCTCACGTCCCGAATCAAGAAGCAGGTCTTTCGGATCATCAGAAAAATACCCTTCATCGGGGGGGCA attcagaGTCAGCTCAACAAGGCTTTGGAAGACATGTCTGCCAGTCTGTGCACTCTAAAGGAAGGGATGAGTTACACCAAACAGTTACCCTCCAAAGGGCTCTCTCAGAGCCAAGTCCTGGACAAAATCAGAGAGTATGAGACTCTGA ACGAGGTGCAGTGGGAGAAGGGATGCGTCTCAGGTGCCGTGTACTGGGGAGATAAAGCCCTGACAGATCTGTTGGTGAAG GTTTATGGGGATTTTGCCTGGAGCAATCCACTTCACCCGGACATTTTCCCTGGTGTgagaaagatggaggcagaggtcGTGAGAATGGCTTGCACGCTCTTTCACGGTGGACCGAACTCCTGCGGAACA GTTACTTCAGGGGGAACCGAAAGCATTCTGATGGCCTGCAAAGCTTACAGAGACATTGCGTATGAGCGTGGCATCAAATACCCTGAAAT CCTCGCACCAGTCAGTGTCCACGCGGCCTTTGACAAAGCAGCACATTACTTTGGGATGAAGCTTGTTCACATTCCACTTGACAAGAAAACGATGAAAGTTGACGTGAAG GCCATGAAACGAGCCATTGGCAAGAACACTGCCATGCTGGTGTGTTCAGCACCTCAGTTTCCACACGGAGTCATGGATCCAGTTGAGGAAGTTTCcaag CTGGCTGTTCGCTACAACATCCCACTGCACGTGGATGCTTGTTTGGGAGGGTTCCTCATCGTTTTCATGGACAAGGCCGGTTACCCCCTGGCTCCCTTTGACTTCAGGTTGAAAGGCGTCACCAGCATTTCTGCAGACACCCACAAG TATGGGTACGCACCAAAGGGTTCCTCAGTCATCCTCTACAGTGAGAAAAAGTACCGGCACTACCAGTACTTTGTAGCGCCAGACTGGCAGGGAGGAATCTACGCCTCTCCCTCCGTCGCAGGCTCCAGGCCCGGAGGGATCATCGCCGCCTGTTGGGCAACCATGATGCACATGGGAGAGAACGGATACATTGATGCCACCAAGAAGATCATCAGCACGGCACGCAAGATCAAAACAGA AATCCGCGAGATTAAAGGCGTGATTGTGCTTGGGGATCCAGAGATTTCGGTGGTGGCTTTGGGCTCAGATGACTTTGATATTTTCCGTCTGTCTAATGCGCTGACGTCAAAGGGCTGGAATCTCAACACGCTCCAGTTCCCAGCCAG CATCCACATCTGTTGCACAGTTCTGCACACGCAGCCCGGTGTTGCTGATCACTTTATCCGTGATGTGAAAGAGCAGGTTGCCATCATCATGAAGAACCCCAAAGAGAGGACCACTGGAATG GGAGCGATCTACGGCATGGCCCAGGCCATCCCCGACAGATCATTGGTGACGGAGATCTCCCAAGGGTTCTTGGACTGTCTGTACAGCACCGAAGCGGTAAATTCAAACAGCAACCACATGAATGGTAAAGACCACTGA